From the Actinomycetota bacterium genome, the window AGCAGGTGATGCAGGGGAGTGTACGGCAGCATCACGCCGATCTCGGGCAGGTCGCCGCTTACCGACGGAGCGAGTCCGCCTTCGCCGTCGTGGCGCCGCATGAGGACGATGGGCCGCGTGGTGCCGGCGAGCAGGGCTTCCTCGGCATCGCTCACCACACACAGCCTACCCGCCGAGGAGAGATCAGGCACCATGACCGCAAGCGGCTTGCCCCAGCGGTGTTTGCGTTCTCGGAGTCGCTTGACCGCCGACTCGTTGCTTGCGTCGCACGCAAGGTGGAATCCGCCCAGCCCCTTGATTGCGATGATGGCGCCCTCTTCGAGCAGGGAGATCACCGCTGTCAGGATGTCGTTGCTGCGCTTTCGCTCGGAGCCGCCGTCACGATGAGGGCGCGGCACCGACTCGACATCCGGCGTCCACTCCCAGGAGCCCGCCTGAGATCGGTTGTCGCCGGCCTCGGGGTTCGTGACGTTGAGGTACAGACGCGGGCCGCAAACGAAGCAAGCGTCAGGCTGAGCGTGGAACCGACGGTCGGCCGGATCGGCGTACTCGGCCGAGCAATCCGGGCACATCCCGAAGACCTTCATGGTCGTCGAGGGACGATCGTACGGCACGTCGTCGATGATCGTGAAGCGAGGACCGCAGTTGGTGCAGTTGATGAACGGGTAACCCGATCGCCTGTCCGCCGGGTCGAACAGCTCGCTCACACACATATCGCACGTCGCAATGTCGGGCGACACGAGCGTAATGGCGTCCGCCACGGCCTGTGACTCCCCGATCGTGAAGCCACCGAAATCCCCGGGTGGCGCATCTTCGGCAGTTATGTCCTCGATCACCGACATCGGTGGAGCTTCTCGCCGAAGCGCTTCGAGGAAGTCTCGCAATGACTCGGGGCTACCTTGGATCAGGCAGTGGACTCCGTCGCTGGAGTTGATGACCCAGCCCACGATCCCAAGTCGGACCGCCAGGTTGTACACGAACGGGCGGAATCCGACGCCTTGGACGATGCCGGTTATGTGGACCTTCAGGGCTTGGGTCTGCATCGGCGGCGCCCTGTGATCAGCCGTGCTTCTGTTGTGGGGTTTTGGGGAAGCTGCCCGCCACGAAGCGGTTGTTGATCAGGACGAACAGCGCGTATGCCTGGTCGAGTAGCTCCATCGCCGTGTCGGAGTCCTTCGAAGTAAGTGCCTCCTGCGGACCTCGGAACGGCGAGTCGTGGATGAACGCGTTGCGAACGGCTCGAGTCGCCCGCCACCGCCGAGGAAAATCGCGGAACCCGAGCTCGGCGGCTACGTCTTCGAAGGACTCGCCCACCAAGCTCGGGAACAGACGTCCGATCCGCGCGCCGATGGATCGCTGGCTGTCGAAAACCAACTCCCTGACGTTGAGGCTTGCCCCTTGGGCGGTCAGTATCCGGTCGATGATGTCCTCCAAGATCGACTCAAGGAAGGTCTCGGCCAAGATGACCACGATCTCGTGTTCGGATTCGCGATAGTATGCGCGGATCCGAGAATCAAGTCTCCTGAGGCGATCCGTGGGGAACGTCCTTCGGCTATCCCCGAACGCGGCACACACCGGGCAGGCGATCTCATGTGAGCCGAACTTGGGGTCGGCCGTGAGATAACCACACTCCGGGCACTCGAAGTATGTGGGCGCAACATCGCTGACTCGCTTGTGCACGACGGCCTTTTTGGAGGCTTTCGCTTTCTTCATCGGTCCTGCCGGGTATCCGATGTGCGCATACCTAGATCCGCTTCACGGTCACGGATGCGCTGGGAGCAACATCGAGCATGTCGACCGCATGCTCGAGTTTGGCTCGCGTCTCGCCGAGCAGCACCGTCGCTTGTGCGAGCGCCACGCTCGCATCACGCAAAGCGGCATGGTCCGCAAGGTGGTGGAGTTGCTCGAGCCACTGCTGCGACATCGCCAGTGAGTCATCAGCCTGCTTGATCATGAACTGGAACTGCTCGGCGTTCAGCCCTTTCTCGCACATATTCGCCCCTTTGCCTCCTAGCCCATCAAGGGCGTCAGTTCCTCTACGAGTTTCTTCTTCGGCATCGCGCCAACGAGCTTCTTGACGACCTGTCCATCGACGAAGACGAGCAGGGTCGGGATCGAGAGGATCTCGAAGCGCGTTGCGATTCCAGGGTTCTCATCGACGTTCAGCTTCGCCACTCGCAGCTTATCGCCATACTCCGAGGCGACCTCTGCCAGTACAGGCTCCATCATCCGACACGGCCCGCACCATGGTGCCCAGAAATCGAGGACCACCGGCACGCTGCTGTTCGTCACATCTGCCTCGAAGCTGGCATCCGTGACCTTTACTAGCTCTCCCATGTATTCCAGTCTCCTCTCGTTGTCATGCATCCGTCGATCTAGATAGCACAGACCTTCTCATCAATATACCTGACCGCTTCAAACGCCGAAGAAGCGCCTTTCGCGGCAGCGGTGATGACTTGCTTTAGCTCCGAATCGGTCACGTCACCTGCGGCAAATATGCCCGGCCACGAGGTGCGACCGTCATGGTCTATCTTGATATACCCGGCATCGTCCAAGTCGAGCACGTCAATTGCCAATTCGTTGACCGGATCGATTCCAACGAATATGAACACCCCGTCCAAGGGGAGAACCACATCCGCTTCGCCCTTGGTAGACGCCAGAATCACCGATTGAACCTTGCTGTCGCTACCCTGGATCTCGCGGACCGCCCTGCTCCAGTGCACTTCGATCTTATCGTTGGCGAAGCACTTCTCCTGGATGCACTTGGTGGCGCGAAGTTCATCTCTGCGGTGGACCACGTGTACTCGGGCGGCGAATTTGGTCAGGAACAGGGCTTCCTCGATCGCAGCGTCACCGCCACCTACTACTGCGACGACCTTGTCTCTGAAGAGCGCTCCGTCGCACGTCGCACACCACGAGACCCCTCGGCCGGTGAATTCGGCTTCTCCAGGAATGTGGAGTTTCCTGGGCACTGCACCCGTCGCAACGATGACGGATTTCGCCAGGTACCGCTCATCCTCAGAGGTGGTTACCAGGAAGTCCTGGCCTTCGGATTCGATCTTGGTGACGGAGATGAAGGGCTTGATCTCGGCACCGAACTCCTCGGCTTGTGCAAGCATCAAATCGCCGAGCTGCTGGCCTGAGATTCCCTGAGGGAAACCTGGGTAGTTCTCGACCATGTCTGTGGTCGTGATCTGCCCGCCGGGTATGCCTCGCTCGAAAACGACGGTTTTCGCCCTAGCCCGCCCAGCGTAGATGGCCGCAGTCAGACCAGCCGGTCCGCCGCCGATGATCGCAATGTCTATCTGCTCGATGTCGCTCAAAAGGTGGCTCCTTCGGTAGTCTCGTCAGGCAGCGGGGCTCCAGCAGCTTCTGCCTCTTGGCGAAGTTGTTCCAGGGCGGCGGTTGCTTGCTGTCGCAATCCGTGATCGGGTGAGTTCGGGGTGGCGTCGGTGAGCTCCAGCACTCGCATCAGTTGTGCCTCGGCACCAGCGAAATCCTTACGTCCCTGCCAGAAGAACAGGCCAAGATTGAAATTCGCGCTGATGTGATTCGGCTCCACCTCGAGTCCCTTCGAGACCTCTTGGATGGCGCGGTCCGTCTGGCCGATGAGGAAGTACATCACGGAGAGCTCGGTTCTGGCGTTGACGTCGTCAGGGGTGATCTCGAGGTAATCCTCGTAGTATCGGATCGCCAGTCGGCCCCATCGTGGGTCGCCCGTGTTCTCCCGGAGCGCATAGTAGTAGTTCGCCCGAACTCCTCGGCTTGTGCAAGCATCAAATCGCCGAGCTGCTGGCCTGAGATTCCCTGAGGGAAACCTGGGTAGTTCTCGACCATGTCTGTGGTCGTGATCTGCCCGCCGGGTATGCCTCGCTCGAAAACGACGGTTTTCGCCCTAGCCCGCCCAGCGTAGATGGCCGCAGTCAGACCAGCCGGTCCGCCGCCGATGATCGCAATGTCTATCTGCTCGATGTCGCTCAAAAGGTGGCTCCTTCGGTAGTCTCGTCAGGCAGCGGGGCTCCAGCAGCTTCTGCCTCTTGGCGAAGTTGTTCCAGGGCGGCGGTTGCTTGCTGTCGCAATCCGTGATCGGGTGAGTTCGGGGTGGCGTCGGTGAGCTCCAGCACTCGCATCAGTTGTGCCTCGGCACCAGCGAAATCCTTACGTCCCTGCCAGAAGAACAGGCCAAGATTGAAATTCGCGCTGATGTGATTCGGCTCCACCTCGAGTCCCTTCGAGACCTCTTGGATGGCGCGGTCCGTCTGGCCGATGAGGAAGTACATCACGGAGAGCTCGGTTCTGGCGTTGACGTCGTCAGGGGTGATCTCGAGGTAATCCTCGTAGTATCGGATCGCCAGTCGGCCCCATCGTGGGTCGCCCGTGTTCTCCCGGAGCGCATAGTAGTAGTTCGCCATGTCGAGCAATGCCTGTGGGTTGTGAGGGTTGGTAGCGAGTATCTGAAGGTCCTCAAGGACATTGCGCTGCTCCGCATTGAGCAATTGCAGGAACTCCTCGGGTACCCCTGCCTGAGGCTGTGGGGCAACCAGTCTTGAGCCGTATATAGCCAAGAGCAAGACTGCGACGAAGACCGCGAGCGAGATGGCCAGGATACTGATGGGGATCTTGTACCTTTGCGCAGGCCGCAGTAGATACTTCTTGACGGGGGTGTCGTCGGTGCCGTCTCTGTACCTATCGACCTCCAGGCCTAAGGATTGAGCCTTGAGCAGCATGTTGAGGTCGTTCGTGACCAGCGTGAGACCATCGCACCCGTCTCCGCAAGCCAGGCTTGCGACAGCCAGTATCCGGTCATCGGTGTTCCTGGGCGAAAGGCCGTCGGGGATGATGGCGTCGGACGGTAGAGACATCACCCGCAGAGTGCCGCCGCCTGGCAGGGGCACACCTTCTGCGAGAGAACCGCCTTCGGAAAGCTCGAATATGTGACGACTGACCAATCGCCCCCTGAACCTGAGGTCCGGGTCCACCCTTGATGTCTTGAGCTTATCCAGCTCGCCGAGGACCGGGTCAGGGATAATGACGTTGGCACCGGGATAAGCGAACAGTGCTGCCGGATCAGCAAGCAAAACGTTGGTATCTAGGACTACGGTTCTCATGTGCTCTTCCGCCGGTTCACTTCTGACTACCTGAGATATTATCAGCACGCAGGGTCGGAAGTACTCTTTTTCGGACGAACAGCAGCAAGCCGAGCATCACGAGGATCACGCTGCCAACGATGACGAGCCTGTCGATGTAGGAGGCACGCACGGTCGTCTCGGCATGTGCGAGCCTGAGCTCGCCAGCCCAAATCTCGATGCCCAAGCGGCCCGAGATCGAGGATTCGAGGTCGACCGGGACCGTGATGAAGTTCTCCTGGGGTCGAATCTGTAGCGTCCTTGGCTCATCATTGGCGAGCAGGCCGTCGCCGATGGCCGTGATCCTGAGTTCGAGGTCGGCACCTGAGTCGTTGGTGATGGAAAGCGGGACTTCGCCTCGGCTCGAGGATAGCGTCAGATCAGCGGGAGCACTGATGGAGACCGCCTCAAACACTGACTGTGAATCCCGCAGCGCCGAGTTTGCGAAGGCCAGCCCCCGATCCACCGCCGCCCATCGGCCATCCGGGCCGGCCCACATGCGCCCCTGCGCTAGCAGCGATGCAGCATCCGCCGAGTGGGCGATGGGGTTGTCAAGACCCGCGACCTCGACCAGGGCTGCCGCATGGATCCGCGCCTCGGTAACAGTCTCCCAGTAGTCCGCCTTCGCTTCGCTTGCAGGCAGGATCGTTTCGGCAAGCGTTACAGGCTGGGCATCCGGGTGCGCTGAAGCCTTTTCTGCCGATATGGACGCCATCCATCCTGGATCGAGGAGTGAGAGGATCGCATCCTGGATTTCCTCCGAGTCGGATTGCGGGCCAGAGCCCATCTCGATCACGGCAACGATGGGCATGGTCGCATCTTCCGATACCGCTCGATCGAAGATGGCATCGAGTGCCGAGTCGGCGTCCGCTGTGCTCAGAGCCTGCGAGATGTTCGAGTCGGAGAGCAGAACTCCCATCGCTCCCGACCGGTAGGCTCCCGAGTGAGGAGTGGTCTCGTCGGAAGGCTGGAGTGTACCCACTCCCGAGATCATGAACTCGATCCC encodes:
- a CDS encoding PIN domain-containing protein, which encodes MRTVVLDTNVLLADPAALFAYPGANVIIPDPVLGELDKLKTSRVDPDLRFRGRLVSRHIFELSEGGSLAEGVPLPGGGTLRVMSLPSDAIIPDGLSPRNTDDRILAVASLACGDGCDGLTLVTNDLNMLLKAQSLGLEVDRYRDGTDDTPVKKYLLRPAQRYKIPISILAISLAVFVAVLLLAIYGSRLVAPQPQAGVPEEFLQLLNAEQRNVLEDLQILATNPHNPQALLDMANYYYALRENTGDPRWGRLAIRYYEDYLEITPDDVNARTELSVMYFLIGQTDRAIQEVSKGLEVEPNHISANFNLGLFFWQGRKDFAGAEAQLMRVLELTDATPNSPDHGLRQQATAALEQLRQEAEAAGAPLPDETTEGATF
- the trxB gene encoding thioredoxin-disulfide reductase, with amino-acid sequence MEQIDIAIIGGGPAGLTAAIYAGRARAKTVVFERGIPGGQITTTDMVENYPGFPQGISGQQLGDLMLAQAEEFGAEIKPFISVTKIESEGQDFLVTTSEDERYLAKSVIVATGAVPRKLHIPGEAEFTGRGVSWCATCDGALFRDKVVAVVGGGDAAIEEALFLTKFAARVHVVHRRDELRATKCIQEKCFANDKIEVHWSRAVREIQGSDSKVQSVILASTKGEADVVLPLDGVFIFVGIDPVNELAIDVLDLDDAGYIKIDHDGRTSWPGIFAAGDVTDSELKQVITAAAKGASSAFEAVRYIDEKVCAI
- a CDS encoding tetratricopeptide repeat protein, which codes for MMYFLIGQTDRAIQEVSKGLEVEPNHISANFNLGLFFWQGRKDFAGAEAQLMRVLELTDATPNSPDHGLRQQATAALEQLRQEAEAAGAPLPDETTEGATF
- the trxA gene encoding thioredoxin; translation: MGELVKVTDASFEADVTNSSVPVVLDFWAPWCGPCRMMEPVLAEVASEYGDKLRVAKLNVDENPGIATRFEILSIPTLLVFVDGQVVKKLVGAMPKKKLVEELTPLMG